From Cryobacterium sp. GrIS_2_6:
GTCCTGGGTATCGAGCCGGGCGGCGACCTCCTCGGTCGTGAGGGGCCCGAGCTGGCGGAGGAGGTCGGCGATGCCCTCGACGCCCCGCGCGTGCCGGTCGGCGGGCAGGCGCTGGAGTTCGGCATCCGTCTGCTCGATCACGGCAGGGTCGAGGAGCTCCCGCAGTTCGACCCTGCCGAGCAGCTCCGCGAGGAGGCTCGAGTCGAGGGACAGCGCCGTGGCCCGGCGCTCGGCGAGCGGTGAGTCGCCCTCATACATGAACGCGGCGACGTAACCGAAGAGCAGGGTGCTCGCGAAGGGGCTCGGGGTCTCCGTGCGGGTCTCGACGAGGCGGATCGTGCGGCTGTTGATCTTGCGGGTGAGGTCGAGCAGGGCCGGCAGGTCGTACACGTCCTGCAGGCATTCCCGCACGGTCTCGAGGATGATCGGGAAAGTGGGGAACGTGCGGGCGACCTCGAGCAGCTGGGCGGCCTTCTGCCGCTGCTGCCAGAGCGGCGACCGGGTGCCGGGGTTGTACTTGGGGAGCAGCAGGGCGCGGGCGGCGCACTCACGGAACCGGGCGGCGAAGAGGGCGGAGCCGCCGACCTCGTCGGTCACGAGCTGCTCGATCTCCTCCGCCTCGAAGACGAAGAGTTCGGCGCCGGGCGGTTCGGCGTCGGTGTCGGGGATGCGCGCGACGATTCCGTCGTCGCTTGCGACGCACCCGCCGTCGAGCCCGTAGCGTTCCCGCACCCGGGCGGCGACCGCGAGCGCCCACGGCGCGTGCACCTGCATGCCGTATGCGGAATGCAGGATCACCCGCCAGTCGCCGAGTTCGTCGCGGAACCGTTCGACGACGAGGGTGCGGTCGGTCGGCAGCTGGCCGGTGGCCGCGCGCTGGTCGGCAAGGAAGACCAGGAGGTTGTTCGCGGCGCGCTCATCGAGCCCGCCGGCCGCGCAGCGGACCCGGGCGGCGGCCTCCGGCAGCGCGGAGACCTCCCGGACGAAGGCGCCGACGGCCTCGCCGAGTTCCGCCGGCCGGCCCAGGCCGTCACCCTTCCAGAACGGCAACCGCCCCGGCTCGCCGAACGCCGGGAGCACGAGCACCCGGTCGTGGGTGATCTCCTGGATCCGCCAGCTCGTCGTGCCGAGTGCGAAGACGTCGCCGACCCTGGATTCGTAGACCATCTCCTCGTCGAGTTCGCCGACACGACGCCCTGTGGTCTGCTCGCCGCCGACCATGAAGACGCCGAAAAGCCCGCGGTCGGGAATGGTGCCGCCGCTTGTGACGGCGAGGCGCTGCGCGCCGGGACGCCCGGTGAGCAGGCCGGTATCGCGGTCCCACACGATTCGGGGGCGGAGCTCGGCGAACTGGTCAGAGGGGTACCGCCCGGCGAGGAGGTCGAGCGTTGCCTCGTATGCCGAGCGGGGCAGGCCCTGGAACGGGGCGCTGCGGCGCACGATGTCGAACCAGTCCTCGGCCTGGATCGGCTCGAGCGCCACCGCGGCGACGGTCTGCTGGGCGAGAATGTCGAGCGGGTTGGAGGGCACCGCGATCGACTCGATCAGTCCGGCGACCATCCGCTCGGCGGCGACGGCGGCGTGGATGAGGTCGGCACGGTGCTTGGGGTAGATGACGCCGCGGGAGATCTCGCCGACCTGGTGCCCGGCGCGGCCGACCCGCTGCAGCCCGCTCGCGACAGAGGGCGGAGACTCGACCTGCACGACGAGGTCGACGGCGCCCATATCGATGCCGAGTTCGAGGCTCGACGTCGCGACGACGCAGCGCAGCCGCCCGGCCTTGAGGTCCTCCTCGATCATCGAACGCTGTTCCTTACTCACCGAGCCGTGGTGCGCGCGGGCGAGCAGGGGCTCGGCCCCTGCGCTCTGGCCGCTCGCTCCCATCAGGTCTGCCGGCGGCCGCGCAGGGCCCGCTGAACCGCGTGCTGAGCCCTCACCGACCGAACCCTCACCGACAGAGCCCTCAACGGCTGCGCCCGCTGCAGCGCCCTCGGCAGCGGATGCCGGTGCGAGCCCGGCACCGACCGGCGCGAGCTCGCCCGCGCCGTGCTCCGCGGCATCCGCCAGGCGCCCGGCGTAGATCTCGTTGAAGCGCGCGGTCAGTCGCTCGGCGAGGCGGCGCGAGTTCGCGAAGACGATCGACGAGGAATGCGCGAGCACCTCGTCGACGATGGCTTCTTCGACGTGCGGCCAGATCGAACCGGCCTGCGGCGCGGCGGCCGCTGTCGACCCCTCCCGTTCGGGAACGGGGCCCAGCTGGGTCATGTCGTCGACGGGGACGACGACGCGGAGGTCGAAGCGCTTGCCCGCAGCGGGATTGACGATCTGCACGGGGGCAGCGCCGCCGAGGAAGCGGGCAACCTCCGCGGCCGGGCGGACGGTCGCCGAGAGGCCGATCCGCTGCGCCGGCCGCGCGAGCAGCTCGTCGAGGCGTTCGAGGGAGACGGCGAGGTGGGCGCCGCGCTTGCTCGACGCGACGGCGTGAACCTCGTCGATGATGACGGTGTCGACGCCGCGCAGGGAGTCCCGGGCGGCGGAGGTGAGCATCAGGAACAGCGACTCGGGGGTCGTGATCAGGATGTCGGGGGGCATCTTGACGAGGCTGCGCCGGTCGGCGGCCGGGGTGTCCCCCGAGCGCACGCCGACGGTCACCGTGACCGGAGGGAAGCCGAGCCGGGCAGCGGCCTGGGTGATGCCGACGAGCGGAGCGCGAAGGTTCCGTTCGACGTCGACGCCGAGCGCCTTGAGCGGGGAGATGTAGAGCACCCGGGTGCGCGGCAGCGGGGCGGCGACCGTCCCGGCAGCATCCGTGGCCGCGGAAGGCTCAGGAGCCGGCGTCGCCAGCCGGTCGATGGCCCACAGGAACGCCGCGAGGGTCTTGCCCGAGCCGGTCGGGGCCACGACGAGCGCGTGCGAGCCACGGGTGATGGCGTCCCAGGCGCCGAGCTGGGCCTCGGTCGGCGCGGCGAAGGCCTGGCCGAACCAGGCCCGAGTGGCGGGCGAGAATCTCTGCAGGACCTCGGTCATCTCTCCATCTTCCCGCCCACCCCTGACAATCGGCCCGTGTACGCAGCGACCGGCCCGGTCAGCTCGACGCGGCGAGCTGCACGCGCAGGGAATCGACCTGGGTGGCGATCGTGTCGTTCGCCGACCAGCG
This genomic window contains:
- a CDS encoding DEAD/DEAH box helicase, encoding MTEVLQRFSPATRAWFGQAFAAPTEAQLGAWDAITRGSHALVVAPTGSGKTLAAFLWAIDRLATPAPEPSAATDAAGTVAAPLPRTRVLYISPLKALGVDVERNLRAPLVGITQAAARLGFPPVTVTVGVRSGDTPAADRRSLVKMPPDILITTPESLFLMLTSAARDSLRGVDTVIIDEVHAVASSKRGAHLAVSLERLDELLARPAQRIGLSATVRPAAEVARFLGGAAPVQIVNPAAGKRFDLRVVVPVDDMTQLGPVPEREGSTAAAAPQAGSIWPHVEEAIVDEVLAHSSSIVFANSRRLAERLTARFNEIYAGRLADAAEHGAGELAPVGAGLAPASAAEGAAAGAAVEGSVGEGSVGEGSARGSAGPARPPADLMGASGQSAGAEPLLARAHHGSVSKEQRSMIEEDLKAGRLRCVVATSSLELGIDMGAVDLVVQVESPPSVASGLQRVGRAGHQVGEISRGVIYPKHRADLIHAAVAAERMVAGLIESIAVPSNPLDILAQQTVAAVALEPIQAEDWFDIVRRSAPFQGLPRSAYEATLDLLAGRYPSDQFAELRPRIVWDRDTGLLTGRPGAQRLAVTSGGTIPDRGLFGVFMVGGEQTTGRRVGELDEEMVYESRVGDVFALGTTSWRIQEITHDRVLVLPAFGEPGRLPFWKGDGLGRPAELGEAVGAFVREVSALPEAAARVRCAAGGLDERAANNLLVFLADQRAATGQLPTDRTLVVERFRDELGDWRVILHSAYGMQVHAPWALAVAARVRERYGLDGGCVASDDGIVARIPDTDAEPPGAELFVFEAEEIEQLVTDEVGGSALFAARFRECAARALLLPKYNPGTRSPLWQQRQKAAQLLEVARTFPTFPIILETVRECLQDVYDLPALLDLTRKINSRTIRLVETRTETPSPFASTLLFGYVAAFMYEGDSPLAERRATALSLDSSLLAELLGRVELRELLDPAVIEQTDAELQRLPADRHARGVEGIADLLRQLGPLTTEEVAARLDTQDGPDAETGLLELVAGRRALRAGFAGRQWWAVIEDASRLRDALGVPVPLGVPAAFTEAVPDPLGDLVSRYARTHGPFTAADVADRFGLGPVVALGALRRLAGTRRVIEGEYRPHGTGSEWCDAEVLRRLRRRSLAALRHEVEPVDQITMGRFLPSWQHVGGRLRGVDGVASVIEQLEGARIPASAWESLVLPARVSDYRPAMLDELTNAGEVLWAGAGTLAGNDGWISLYLAETAALTLPPPAPVETTELQREVLATLGGGGGFFFRQLADAVGSQDDVLLADALWDLVWAGLVGNDTFAPVRALLSGGRTAHSTRRAVPRARLHGGRGFARSAMPLRGGPPTVSGRWSIVPVADDSPTRRAHALGETLLERYGVVTRGAVVGEGVTGGFALVYRTLSGFEESGRCRRGYFIDGLGAAQFATAGTIDRLRSFTESESGARGGGGVGPAAAGQGSPVVVTLAATDPANPYGAVLPWPALPVGTTHRAARKAGSIVVLVDGALALYVERGGKTVLAFDGSLAGDVDDADGSAAVAGSSAGAAIGAAIGADVAAARDALFAAAAGALAATVTSGRIAKLGVETVNGAFVIGTPFGRALQAAGFGVTPKGLKLHA